A genome region from Sander vitreus isolate 19-12246 chromosome 21, sanVit1, whole genome shotgun sequence includes the following:
- the phf5a gene encoding PHD finger-like domain-containing protein 5A, with translation MAKHHPDLIFCRKQAGVAIGRLCEKCDGKCVICDSYVRPCTLVRICDECNYGSYQGRCVICGGPGVSDAYYCKECTIQEKDRDGCPKIVNLGSSKTDLFYERKKYGFKKR, from the exons ATGGCTAAACATCATCCAGATTTGATCTTTTGCAGAAAACAAGCCGGTGTCG CTATCGGAAGGCTTTGCGAGAAAT GTGATGGAAAATGTGTCATCTGTGATTCCTATGTGAGGCCGTGCACGCTGGTGCGCATCTGTGATGAGTGTAACTACGGCTCCTATCAGGGACGCTGCGTCATCTGCGGAGGCCCCGGAGTATCTGATGCCTACTACTGTAAAGAGTGCACCATCCAGGAGAAAGAT CGGGATGGCTGTCCTAAGATTGTGAATTTGGGCAGCTCTAAAACGGATCTGTTTTATGAAAGGAAGAAGTATGGCTTCAAGAAGAGGTGA
- the aco2 gene encoding aconitate hydratase, mitochondrial, which produces MATYCLTVARLQLALGHGARRLHVSAAYRAKAEVSMSRFEPTSFVNYERLQSNIDIVRKRLNRPLTLSEKIVYGHLDDPHNQEIDRGRTYLRLRPDRVAMQDATAQMAMLQFISSGLPKVAVPSTIHCDHLIEAQTGGVQDLARAKEVNHEVYKFLSSAGAKYGVGFWKPGSGIIHQIILENYAYPGVMLIGTDSHTPNGGGLGSICIGVGGADAVDVMAGIAWELKCPKVIGVKLTGTLSGWTSPKDVILKVAGILTVKGGTGAIVEYHGPGVDSISCTGMATICNMGAEIGATTSVFPYNHRMRTYLEKTGRAQIAALADDYSDSLVPDEGCEYDELIELNLDQLKPHINGPFTPDLAHPVSEVGAIAEKNGWPLEVKVGLIGSCTNSSYEDMGRAASVAKQALDKGLTCKAQFTVTPGSEQIRATIERDGYSKILGDVGGVVLANACGPCIGQWDRQDVKKGEKNTIVTSFNRNFTARNDANPATHAFVTSPEIVTALAIAGTLNFNPETDYLTAANGEKFKLDPPNGDELPAKDFDPGQDTYQHPPPDGSSVKVDVSPTSNRLQLLEPFGKWCGGDLEDMKVLIKVKGKCTTDHISAAGPWLKFRGHLDNISNNMLIGAVNSENDAINKIKNYLTGEYGQVPDVARHYKANSVSWVVVGDDNYGEGSSREHAALEPRHLGGKAIIVKSFARIHETNLKKQGVLPLTFSNPSDYDKIRPDDTISIRGLKTFAPGKPLTALVKHSDGSEEALELNHTFNETQIEWFQAGSALNRMKELQ; this is translated from the exons ATGGCAACCTACTGTCTCACTGTCGCCCGGCTCCAG CTGGCTCTGGGCCATGGGGCACGGCGCCTGCATGTATCAGCAGCTTACAGAGCCAAGGCCGAGGTGTCTATGAGCCGCTTCGAGCCCACTTCCTTCGTCAATTATGAGAGGCTCCAATCCAACATTGACATTGTGCGAAAAAG ACTCAACCGGCCACTCACCCTGTCAGAGAAGATCGTATACGGCCACCTCGATGACCCCCACAACCAGGAGATCGACCGCGGTCGCACGTACCTGCGGCTGCGTCCTGACCGCGTGGCCATGCAGGACGCCACGGCCCAGATGGCGATGCTCCAGTTCATCAGCAGCGGCCTGCCGAAGGTAGCCGTGCCCTCCACCATCCACTGTGACCACCTGATCGAGGCCCAGACCGGAGGAGTGCAGGATCTGGCAAGAGCAAAG GAAGTCAACCATGAGGTCTACAAATTCCTGTCCAGCGCTGGGGCAAAGTATGGAGTTGGCTTCTGGAAACCAGGCTCTGGAATCATCCATCAG ATCATCCTAGAGAATTACGCCTACCCAGGAGTGATGCTGATCGGCACGGATTCCCACACACCAAACGGCGGAGGGCTTGGTTCCATCTGCATCGGCGTTGGAGGAGCAGACGCTGTAGATGTCATGGCAGGAATCGCCTGGGAGCTCAAGTGCCCCAAG GTGATTGGCGTGAAGTTGACCGGTACCCTCTCAGGTTGGACGTCGCCTAAGGATGTCATCTTGAAGGTGGCCGGCATCCTGACAGTGAAGGGAGGCACCGGAGCCATCGTAGAGTACCACGGACCAGGAGTTGACTCCATTTCCTGCACTG GAATGGCCACCATCTGCAACATGGGAGCAGAGATTGGAGCCACGACCTCAGTGTTCCCCTACAACCACCGCATGAGGACCTACCTGGAGAAGACTGGACGTGCAC AGATCGCTGCCCTGGCTGATGATTACTCCGACTCGTTGGTACCAGATGAAGGCTGCGAGTATGACGAGCTCATCGAGCTCAATCTGGACCAG CTGAAGCCCCACATTAATGGACCCTTCACCCCTGACCTGGCTCACCCGGTGTCTGAAGTAGGTGCTATTGCTGAGAAGAACGGCTGGCCGCTGGAGGTTAAAGTTG gtctgaTCGGCAGCTGTACCAACTCCAGCTACGAGGACATGGGCCGCGCTGCCTCTGTGGCCAAGCAGGCTTTGGATAAAGGCCTGACGTGCAAAGCGCAGTTCACAGTCACCCCCGGCTCGGAGCAGATCCGTGCTACCATTGAAAGAGATGGATAT TCAAAGATTCTTGGTGATGTTGGAGGCGTGGTCCTGGCCAACGCATGTGGACCCTGCATTGGACAGTGGGACAG GCAGGATGTGAAAAAGGGAGAGAAGAACACGATCGTCACCTCCTTCAACAGAAACTTCACTGCCAGGAATGACGCTAACCCTGCAACACACGCCTTTGTTACCTCCCCTGAG ATTGTCACTGCACTCGCAATCGCCGGCACATTAAACTTCAACCCAGAGACGGATTACCTCACAGCCGCCAACGGCGAGAAGTTCAAGCTGGACCCCCCCAACGGAGATGAACTACCTGCCAAAGACTTTGACCCGGGCCAGGACACCTACCAGCACCCTCCCCCTGACGGCTCCAGCGTTAAGGTGGACGTCAGCCCTACAAGCAACCGACTACAGCTGCTGGAGCCCTTTGGAAAATGGTGTGGCGGTGATCTCGAGGACATGAAGGTCCTCATCAAG GTGAAGGGCAAATGCACCACAGACCACATCAGCGCTGCCGGACCTTGGCTGAAGTTCCGCGGCCACCTGGATAACATCTCCAACAACATGCTGATCGGCGCAGTCAACAGCGAGAACGATGCCATCAACAAGATTAAGAACTACCTGACAGGGGAGTATGGACAGGTCCCCGATGTGGCCCGTCACTACAAG gccaaCAGTGTGTCCTGGGTTGTGGTGGGAGATGACAACTACGGTGAGGGCTCCAGCAGAGAGCACGCTGCGTTGGAGCCCAGACATCTGGGAGGAAAAGCCATAATTGTCAAGAGCTTCGCCAGAATTCACG AAACTAACTTGAAGAAGCAGGGCGTGCTGCCACTGACCTTCAGCAATCCATCAGACTACGACAAGATCCGCCCTGATGACACGATCTCCATCAGGGGACTCAAAACCTTCGCTCCAGGAAAG CCTCTTACCGCACTCGTGAAGCACAGCGACGGCAGCGAGGAGGCCCTGGAACTGAACCACACCTTTAACGAGACGCAGATCGAATGGTTCCAGGCAGGCTCCGCCCTCAACAGGATGAAGGAGCTGCAATGA